The following proteins are encoded in a genomic region of Ornithodoros turicata isolate Travis chromosome 6, ASM3712646v1, whole genome shotgun sequence:
- the LOC135398107 gene encoding N-acetyllactosaminide beta-1,3-N-acetylglucosaminyltransferase 3-like gives MMSSKKVKPKVIVDEDSRRCGLPCVFILLSSAAIVYGIYTTSFSEIWETPSIPELRDTDETPFPVENVTIPAALMGRNVTASCSADRVHTLFFFHTDASHRKRRDLYRKTSLHENLKRRFHWEAVYFVALRNNSTLQQHLLQEGGKYGDIVQLQYEEHYFNLTYKFVLGMQWVSRHCSQAKLIAKLDDDVFFYPKQAVSFLQEYARSDDSMYCLPIKRKVLSEFYNQCRPGKRSGKHCDVVFTLQIHEIHAFCTGICIFFRRIMIGPLLRAAYYVPYVPADDVYVTNYLLSLAGFKMKTLRPNLTYDARGLPSFISLLHPYNESKFLTLWKDASQSIK, from the exons GATTCAAGAAGATGCGGGCTGCCCTGTGTGTTCATCCTGTTGTCCAGTGCCGCCATTGTTTACGGTATCTACACAACTTCCTTCAGTGAAATTTGGGAGACACCCAGCATCCCTGAACTGCGTGACACCGATGAAACTCCATTTCCGGTTGAGAATGTCACCATTCCAGCAGCACTGATGGGTCGAAACGTTACGGCGTCTTGCTCAGCTGATCGAGTTCATACGTTGTTCTTCTTCCACACGGATGCTTCGCACAG GAAACGCAGAGACCTGTATCGGAAAACATCGCTGCATGAAAACCTGAAACGGCGCTTCCATTGGGAGGCCGTGTACTTCGTCGCGCTCCGGAACAACAGCACATTGCAGCAGCACCTTTTGCAAGAAGGCGGGAAATACGGCGACATAGTCCAGCTGCAATACGAGGAACACTACTTCAATTTGACCTACAAGTTCGTCCTCGGAATGCAGTGGGTCTCTAGGCATTGCTCGCAAGCAAAGCTGATCGCAAAGCTGGACGACGACGTGTTCTTCTACCCGAAGCAGGCCGTGTCATTCCTACAAGAGTACGCGCGTTCAGATGACTCCATGTATTGTCTTCCTATAAAGCGGAAGGTGCTATCCGAGTTCTACAACCAGTGCAGACCGGGGAAGCGATCCGGCAAGCACTGTGACGTCGTCTTCACCCTCCAAATACACGAGATACACGCGTTTTGCACCGGCATATGTATCTTCTTCCGCAGAATTATGATAGGGCCGCTCTTGAGAGCTGCTTATTATGTACCCTATGTTCCAGCGGATGACGTGTACGTTACAAATTACCTTCTCAGTCTAGCAGGCTTCAAGATGAAGACCCTGCGACCAAACTTGACTTATGACGCTAGGGGTCTGCCTTCCTTCATTTCGCTTCTCCATCCGTATAACGAAAGCAAGTTTTTGACCTTATGGAAAGATGCGTCGCAGAGTATTAAATAA